The following proteins come from a genomic window of Mucinivorans hirudinis:
- a CDS encoding Mobile element protein: MRQLVSKEDATLSVREQCRLLEINRSGVYYKPVGVSAENLEVMRLMDRHNTFHPDEGVQSMRNMLMQHQLVVNHKRIRRLMRLMDIKAIYPRRNLTKQAKGEYKYAYLLRNMDITRRNQVWSIDITYIAMANGFMYLTAIIDVYSRFIVGWHVGNSLDAQVSVDVFKEAIARYGKPEIVNSDQGSQYTSADWVSCVQSYKTDDSEIKISMDGKGRATDNIWIERFWRTIKRGYVYLHPAEDGIELHLGVRDYIDYYNYSKGHTAHHGLPPCTAFGVAKPSNVESSKKALHYIKLPETMGTLQIN; encoded by the coding sequence ATGAGGCAGCTTGTAAGCAAAGAGGACGCGACCCTTAGTGTTCGCGAGCAGTGCAGATTATTGGAGATTAATCGTTCGGGTGTATATTACAAGCCCGTTGGTGTTAGTGCTGAGAACTTGGAGGTTATGCGTTTGATGGACAGGCATAACACCTTTCACCCTGACGAGGGTGTTCAGAGTATGCGTAATATGTTGATGCAGCATCAACTCGTTGTTAATCACAAACGTATTCGCAGGTTGATGCGATTGATGGACATTAAGGCTATCTATCCCCGCCGTAATCTGACCAAGCAGGCAAAGGGTGAGTATAAATATGCTTATCTGCTTCGCAATATGGATATTACCCGGCGCAATCAGGTGTGGTCAATAGATATAACCTATATTGCAATGGCTAATGGATTTATGTACCTTACGGCGATTATCGACGTTTACAGCCGTTTTATCGTTGGCTGGCACGTTGGCAATAGCCTTGATGCACAGGTTTCTGTGGATGTATTCAAGGAAGCTATTGCACGTTACGGCAAGCCAGAAATAGTAAACTCTGACCAGGGTAGTCAATATACCTCGGCTGATTGGGTAAGTTGTGTGCAATCATATAAAACCGATGACAGTGAGATAAAAATCAGCATGGACGGCAAGGGTCGGGCGACGGATAATATTTGGATAGAGCGTTTCTGGCGCACGATTAAACGCGGATATGTATATCTGCACCCCGCCGAAGACGGCATCGAATTGCACCTCGGCGTGCGCGACTACATCGACTACTACAATTACTCTAAGGGGCACACAGCCCACCACGGGCTACCGCCCTGCACCGCCTTCGGCGTAGCAAAACCCTCCAATGTTGAGAGCTCAAAAAAGGCTCTCCATTACATAAAACTACCCGAAACCATGGGCACACTGCAAATAAATTAA
- a CDS encoding Glycosyltransferase has protein sequence MYMVISEKIIIHDNGVLFTNDNFENGFSNPKHKLIHSLHFFAGKIDNLSYFDNIICVTKFAFDNIGEKVKRLIYNGVREVVSTENRDRVRARYGFEEDECLVLYVGRIEQSKGITFLAKLFSEMGLENARLVIVGSGAYDLVFEKIEANHSKITFLGNIDNQEVHNLMAACDIGVIPSLNEQCSYVALEMMSHGMAIIASEVRGMGELFMGRDIALTVPVDYTDDIPTLDTDVLKQHIITFAGDVGLRKRLGANARREWAEHYTAERMARETFEVYKELAARL, from the coding sequence ATGTATATGGTTATATCTGAAAAAATAATAATTCACGATAACGGGGTTTTATTTACAAATGATAATTTTGAAAATGGCTTTAGTAATCCAAAACATAAATTGATACATTCGCTGCACTTTTTCGCTGGCAAAATTGATAATTTGTCATATTTCGACAATATTATTTGTGTTACAAAGTTTGCGTTTGACAACATAGGAGAGAAGGTAAAGAGACTCATCTACAATGGAGTTCGAGAGGTAGTTTCCACCGAGAATCGGGATAGGGTAAGGGCGAGATATGGTTTTGAAGAAGATGAGTGTTTGGTGTTGTATGTTGGCAGGATTGAGCAGAGTAAAGGAATCACCTTTCTTGCCAAGTTGTTCAGTGAGATGGGCTTAGAGAATGCAAGACTTGTGATTGTCGGTAGCGGAGCTTATGATTTGGTCTTTGAGAAGATAGAGGCAAACCACTCAAAGATAACATTTTTGGGGAATATAGATAACCAAGAGGTTCACAACCTGATGGCGGCGTGCGATATTGGGGTCATTCCATCGCTCAATGAGCAGTGCAGTTATGTGGCTTTGGAGATGATGAGCCACGGAATGGCGATTATCGCTTCTGAGGTCAGAGGTATGGGAGAGTTGTTTATGGGCAGAGATATTGCACTGACCGTGCCGGTTGATTATACAGACGATATACCCACGCTTGATACCGACGTGTTAAAACAACACATAATCACCTTCGCCGGCGATGTTGGGTTGCGTAAACGTTTGGGTGCGAATGCACGTCGTGAGTGGGCGGAGCATTACACTGCCGAACGGATGGCACGGGAGACTTTTGAAGTTTACAAAGAGTTAGCAGCGAGACTGTAA
- a CDS encoding transposase, translated as MDRRSQEYQIMRDKALSQLRSGESLTGKDGAFAPLLKEFLEAALDGEMAAHLDEAERQQGNKRNGRGSKRVKTMAGEIQIETPEDRHSSFTPEILRKRETILADNMSSKIISLYGMGMSLRDISAHIEEMYDVEISHNTLSEIIERIVPKVKEWQSRPLESMYTIVWLDAMHYKVKDGGRTESRAVYNVLAVNKDGRKELIGMYVSESEGANFWLSVLTDLKARGMKDILIACIDNLTGFAEAIATIFPQVIIQSCIVHQIRNSLKYIASKDKKEFMGDLKTVYQAPTLDLAELNLDKLEDKWGQKYPVVIGSWRRNWDKLSAYFAYDEHIRRLIYTTNAVEGFHRQARKVTKTKGVFPNDMALMKLLYLAVLNISKKWTQPLPNWALTAGQLRIKFGERMPMEL; from the coding sequence ATGGATAGGAGAAGTCAGGAGTATCAAATAATGCGTGATAAGGCATTATCTCAGCTTCGGAGTGGGGAGTCACTCACGGGCAAAGATGGGGCATTTGCTCCACTGTTGAAAGAATTTTTAGAAGCCGCTTTGGATGGCGAAATGGCAGCTCATCTGGACGAGGCGGAACGCCAGCAAGGCAACAAGCGTAACGGCCGAGGAAGCAAACGAGTCAAAACGATGGCAGGTGAGATTCAGATTGAGACCCCCGAGGATCGTCATAGCAGTTTCACACCCGAGATTCTCAGGAAGCGGGAGACCATTTTGGCTGATAATATGTCCTCCAAGATTATCAGTTTGTATGGTATGGGTATGAGCCTGAGGGATATATCTGCTCATATCGAAGAGATGTATGACGTTGAGATATCGCACAATACGTTGAGTGAAATCATCGAACGTATAGTTCCCAAGGTCAAGGAGTGGCAAAGTCGTCCTTTGGAGTCGATGTACACTATCGTTTGGCTTGATGCAATGCACTACAAGGTCAAAGACGGTGGGCGTACCGAGAGTCGAGCCGTTTATAATGTGTTGGCAGTCAACAAGGATGGTCGCAAAGAGTTAATCGGGATGTATGTATCTGAGAGTGAAGGTGCGAACTTCTGGTTGAGTGTATTGACCGATTTGAAAGCACGCGGGATGAAAGATATTTTGATTGCTTGCATTGACAACCTTACGGGCTTTGCCGAGGCAATAGCCACCATTTTCCCGCAAGTAATCATTCAGAGCTGCATCGTTCACCAAATCCGCAATTCATTGAAATACATTGCCTCCAAAGACAAAAAGGAGTTTATGGGTGATTTGAAGACTGTCTATCAAGCTCCCACTTTAGATTTAGCCGAACTCAATCTTGATAAATTGGAGGATAAATGGGGACAGAAATATCCTGTTGTTATAGGCTCGTGGCGACGAAATTGGGATAAGCTTAGTGCCTATTTTGCTTATGATGAGCATATTCGCAGACTTATCTACACGACTAATGCTGTAGAGGGATTTCATCGTCAGGCACGGAAAGTAACCAAGACGAAGGGTGTTTTCCCTAATGATATGGCATTGATGAAGTTACTCTACTTAGCGGTTCTCAACATCTCCAAGAAATGGACTCAACCCCTTCCGAATTGGGCGTTAACAGCAGGTCAATTACGGATAAAGTTTGGCGAAAGGATGCCGATGGAGCTATAG
- a CDS encoding Clostripain-related protein, producing the protein MYMPWSSNLTSHFYNNLKDFEKVVKQNILKNNRLIVFFAETATKATMFEIQYKNGGVIRNTIQEYSVSTFTTAEGITSLINDVKKAAPANRYAMIVSCHGMGWLPVPTSEATKARYAQEKDYWEYEGVPLTRYFGGLSSDYQIDVTTFADGIVGSNTKMEYILFDDCYMSSIEVAYDLKDVTDYLIASPTEVMAYGYPYAIIGQYLIGNVDYYGICNGFLSFYEQYNVMPCGTIGVIDCTELDGMVSVMKEINSRYTFNEAEVNTVQRLDGYNPIIFFDFVDYVSKLCKDTELLNRFEIQYNKTVPHFMATKSYYSMSRGQVYLNAYSGVTISDISLSPKASSKTETDWYKATH; encoded by the coding sequence TTGTATATGCCTTGGTCATCAAATTTAACGTCTCACTTTTATAACAACCTTAAGGATTTTGAGAAAGTTGTAAAACAAAATATACTCAAGAACAACAGGCTTATTGTGTTCTTTGCCGAGACTGCAACGAAAGCAACAATGTTTGAGATTCAGTACAAAAATGGTGGGGTCATAAGAAACACCATACAGGAATATAGTGTTTCGACTTTTACTACTGCCGAAGGTATTACATCTCTAATAAACGATGTAAAAAAGGCTGCACCTGCCAATCGTTATGCGATGATTGTTAGTTGTCACGGTATGGGTTGGTTGCCTGTTCCAACGTCTGAAGCTACGAAGGCAAGATATGCTCAAGAGAAAGATTATTGGGAGTATGAAGGTGTGCCTCTAACTCGTTATTTTGGAGGTTTGAGCAGTGATTATCAGATTGATGTAACGACATTTGCCGATGGTATCGTTGGTAGTAATACAAAGATGGAATATATACTCTTCGACGACTGTTATATGTCATCTATTGAAGTTGCCTATGATCTTAAAGATGTAACCGACTATTTAATTGCTTCTCCTACTGAAGTTATGGCTTATGGCTATCCTTACGCAATAATAGGACAATATCTAATCGGGAATGTGGACTACTATGGTATTTGTAATGGCTTCTTATCTTTCTACGAACAGTATAATGTAATGCCTTGCGGTACTATCGGCGTTATAGATTGCACAGAGTTAGATGGAATGGTATCAGTGATGAAAGAGATCAATAGTCGCTATACTTTTAACGAAGCAGAGGTTAATACCGTTCAGCGATTAGATGGTTATAATCCGATAATATTCTTTGATTTTGTCGATTATGTTTCAAAACTTTGTAAAGATACAGAACTGCTAAATCGTTTTGAGATACAATATAATAAGACTGTTCCTCATTTTATGGCGACTAAAAGCTACTATTCGATGAGTAGAGGTCAAGTGTACCTTAATGCCTACTCAGGAGTAACAATATCAGATATTAGTCTTAGTCCTAAAGCGTCATCTAAAACCGAAACAGATTGGTATAAAGCAACACATTAA
- a CDS encoding IS1478 transposase: protein MLPRPKDTLQSSLFFDLRSTLNHRHPLFQLANKIDWAMFEREFSPLYSPDKGVEAKPIRLMVGLLILKHIRNVSDESVVEQWSENVYYQYFCGGTEFVAAQPIDASSLVHFRHRIGEAGFELILAESIRVNDDVDFDKPQVVFVDTTVQEKNITYPTDAKLHKKIVENCRGIAAKSGVTLRQSYARVVKALNRDIRFNKKQSKAARRKLKCIAGRLVRELDRELPLESLHREQIDLYKRVLSQTKDSKNKVYSLHEPSVCCISKGKEHEKWEFGNKVSVAYNEDGLIVGALSFRNEYDGHTLLPAIEQVVRLNHRPIKIVPCDRGYKGVSQVLGIPVLIPSNGKGCKSEYERKKLKKLFAQRAGIEPINGHLKSDHRMGRNFYKGIFGDNINSMLAAAAFNFKRAMNVLLDYILRWILQLFEQNISIKLQN, encoded by the coding sequence ATGTTACCACGCCCCAAAGATACTCTGCAAAGCAGCCTTTTCTTCGACCTTAGAAGCACCTTAAACCACCGCCACCCGCTCTTCCAACTCGCCAACAAAATCGACTGGGCGATGTTTGAGCGAGAGTTTTCGCCACTCTACTCACCGGATAAAGGAGTCGAAGCAAAGCCAATACGACTGATGGTTGGATTGCTGATACTAAAACATATACGCAATGTTTCGGACGAAAGTGTTGTAGAGCAGTGGAGCGAAAATGTATATTATCAATACTTCTGTGGAGGTACTGAATTTGTCGCGGCACAACCTATTGATGCGAGTAGTTTAGTGCATTTTCGCCACAGAATTGGCGAGGCTGGGTTTGAGTTGATTTTGGCAGAGAGTATCCGCGTGAATGATGATGTAGATTTCGACAAGCCGCAAGTTGTTTTTGTAGACACGACTGTACAAGAGAAGAACATAACATATCCCACTGATGCTAAGTTACATAAGAAGATAGTTGAGAATTGCAGAGGTATAGCTGCAAAATCGGGTGTTACCCTTCGTCAGAGTTATGCTCGGGTTGTCAAGGCGTTGAATAGAGATATCCGTTTTAATAAAAAGCAGAGCAAGGCAGCTCGCCGTAAGCTCAAGTGCATAGCAGGGCGATTGGTCAGGGAGTTAGATAGAGAGTTGCCTTTGGAATCATTACACAGAGAGCAGATAGATTTGTATAAGAGAGTTTTATCTCAGACTAAAGATAGTAAGAACAAGGTATATTCATTGCACGAGCCTAGTGTTTGTTGCATCTCCAAGGGTAAGGAGCACGAGAAATGGGAGTTTGGGAACAAGGTTTCTGTGGCGTACAATGAAGATGGATTGATAGTTGGGGCATTGTCGTTTCGTAATGAGTATGATGGGCACACACTTTTGCCTGCTATTGAGCAGGTTGTACGATTGAATCATCGCCCTATAAAGATTGTTCCGTGCGACAGGGGTTACAAGGGTGTTTCACAGGTTTTGGGTATTCCTGTTTTGATACCGAGCAATGGTAAGGGCTGTAAGAGTGAGTATGAGCGAAAGAAGCTGAAGAAGTTGTTCGCGCAAAGAGCAGGTATAGAACCAATTAATGGGCACTTAAAGAGTGACCACCGGATGGGTCGTAACTTTTACAAAGGTATATTTGGTGATAATATCAATTCTATGCTCGCCGCCGCCGCATTCAACTTCAAAAGAGCTATGAATGTTCTTTTGGACTATATCTTAAGATGGATATTACAGCTATTTGAACAAAATATCTCCATAAAACTCCAAAACTAA
- a CDS encoding transposase encodes MDRRSQEYQIMRDKALSQLRSGESLTGKDGAFAPLLKEFLEAALDGEMAAHLDEAERQQGNKRNGRGSKRVKTMAGEIEIDTPQDRHSSFTPEILRKRETILADNMSSKIISLYGMGMSLRDISAHIEEMYDVEISHNTLSEIIERIVPKVKEWQSRPLESMYTIVWLDAMHYKVKDGGRTESRAVYNVLAVNKDGRKELIGMYVSESEGANFWLSVLTDLKARGMKDVLIACIDNLTGFAEAIATIFPQVIIQSCIVHQIRNSLKYIASKDQKEFMGDLKTVYQAPTLDLAELNLDKLEDKWGQKYPVVIGSWRRNWDKLSAYFAYDEHIRRLIYTTNAVEGFHRQARKVTKTKGVFPNDMALMKLLYLAVLNISKKWTQPLPNWALTAGQLRIKFGERMPMEL; translated from the coding sequence ATGGATAGGAGAAGTCAGGAGTATCAAATAATGCGTGATAAGGCATTATCTCAACTGCGGAGCGGGGAGTCACTCACAGGCAAAGATGGGGCATTTGCTCCACTGTTGAAAGAATTTTTAGAAGCCGCCTTGGATGGCGAAATGGCAGCTCATCTCGACGAGGCGGAACGCCAGCAAGGCAACAAGCGTAACGGTCGAGGAAGCAAACGAGTCAAAACGATGGCGGGTGAGATTGAAATAGATACACCTCAGGATCGTCATAGCAGTTTTACACCCGAGATTCTCAGGAAACGGGAGACCATTTTGGCGGATAATATGTCCTCCAAGATCATCAGTTTGTATGGTATGGGTATGAGCCTGAGGGATATATCTGCTCATATAGAAGAGATGTATGACGTTGAGATATCGCACAATACGCTGAGTGAAATTATCGAACGTATAGTTCCCAAGGTCAAGGAGTGGCAAAGTCGTCCTTTGGAGTCGATGTACACTATCGTTTGGCTCGATGCGATGCACTACAAGGTCAAAGATGGTGGACGTACAGAGAGCCGAGCCGTTTATAATGTGCTGGCAGTCAATAAGGATGGTCGCAAAGAGTTAATCGGGATGTATGTATCTGAGAGTGAAGGAGCAAACTTCTGGTTGAGTGTATTGACCGATTTGAAAGCACGTGGGATGAAAGATGTTTTGATTGCCTGCATTGACAACCTTACGGGCTTTGCCGAGGCAATAGCCACCATTTTCCCGCAAGTAATCATTCAAAGCTGCATCGTTCATCAAATCCGCAACTCATTGAAATACATTGCCTCCAAAGACCAAAAGGAGTTTATGGGTGATTTGAAGACTGTCTATCAAGCTCCCACTCTGGATTTAGCCGAACTCAATCTTGATAAATTGGAGGATAAATGGGGGCAGAAATATCCTGTTGTTATAGGCTCGTGGCGACGAAATTGGGATAAGCTTAGTGCCTATTTTGCTTATGATGAGCATATTCGCAGACTTATCTACACAACTAATGCTGTTGAAGGATTTCATCGTCAGGCACGGAAAGTGACCAAGACAAAGGGAGTATTCCCTAATGATATGGCATTGATGAAGTTACTCTACCTGGCGGTGCTCAACATCTCCAAGAAATGGACTCAACCCCTTCCGAATTGGGCGTTAACAGCAGGTCAATTGCGGATAAAGTTTGGCGAAAGGATGCCAATGGAGCTATAG
- a CDS encoding Mobile element protein, translating to MINQVCERDYRNHPLTNEQKASNREKSSVRSRVEHVFGFMEQSMHGIKVECVGIVRATGILGLMNLTYNLFRYEQVVRLNLLPIKN from the coding sequence ATGATAAATCAGGTGTGCGAGAGGGATTATAGGAATCATCCTTTGACCAACGAGCAGAAGGCGAGCAATCGCGAGAAGTCAAGTGTTCGCTCTCGTGTGGAGCACGTTTTTGGGTTTATGGAGCAGTCGATGCACGGTATCAAGGTGGAGTGCGTTGGTATAGTGCGAGCCACCGGGATACTTGGTCTTATGAACCTCACCTACAATCTGTTTAGATACGAACAGGTTGTACGACTGAATCTATTACCGATAAAAAACTAA
- a CDS encoding Mobile element protein, which translates to MGLSSGDKVPDEKTVWSFREKLTNNQTIEKIFVLFRDVLNAKGLILNEGKMVDATFATAPIQRNTREENKQIKDGDGAALWNNKPHKKRHKDIDARWTQKGGQNYYGYKNHTKVDANPTSTPKSFFGVFLLKNGGDFILLS; encoded by the coding sequence TTGGGGTTGTCTTCGGGTGATAAAGTTCCCGATGAGAAGACGGTTTGGTCTTTTCGCGAGAAATTGACCAACAACCAAACCATAGAAAAGATCTTCGTTCTTTTTCGCGATGTACTCAATGCCAAAGGTTTGATTCTCAATGAGGGAAAGATGGTTGATGCTACATTTGCAACTGCTCCTATTCAACGCAATACCCGTGAGGAGAACAAGCAGATAAAAGATGGCGATGGTGCTGCATTATGGAATAATAAACCCCACAAGAAGAGGCACAAAGACATTGATGCAAGATGGACACAGAAAGGTGGGCAGAATTACTATGGCTATAAGAATCACACAAAGGTGGATGCTAACCCAACTTCAACGCCAAAAAGTTTTTTCGGTGTTTTTTTGCTCAAAAACGGGGGTGATTTCATACTATTGAGTTGA
- a CDS encoding Mobile element protein yields MRKIQYKSTGIAGLFDHEQALERLSNKGNALERLSEVLDFEIFRELLEDSILTKEKKNNAGAKPYDVVMLFKILILQRYFGLSDGQVE; encoded by the coding sequence ATGCGCAAGATACAATACAAGTCTACAGGCATCGCTGGTTTATTTGACCACGAGCAAGCCTTAGAGCGGTTATCTAACAAGGGTAATGCTCTTGAACGATTAAGTGAAGTATTAGATTTTGAGATATTTCGCGAGTTATTGGAGGATTCCATTTTGACCAAAGAGAAGAAGAACAACGCGGGTGCAAAACCTTACGATGTCGTGATGCTATTCAAGATTTTGATACTTCAACGCTACTTCGGATTATCTGATGGTCAGGTAGAGTAA
- a CDS encoding transposase, with the protein MTDLAFRCPHLASLQLFHFQHCKLTLQTKNEMIKSTFKILFYVKRNAVRKDGSMPIIARITIDGKIAQFSTKIEILPDLWSVDLGRALGQSRESKQVNALLDDIKASIHRIYHEMQRRDSVVTAEKVKNEFLGITEHHDTLLDLFRKHNDDVQKLIGISKSAATYQKYEVTRKHLQTFIESKYRLTDISLKEINHMFITDFEIYLLTTGRCSQNTTAKFMQFFKRIIIVAKNNGLIVGDPFANYKIRLKKVDRGYLSEEELGKIMKKKFSSERLENVRDIFIFSCFTGLAYIDVKNLTQENVRTSFDGNLWIMTKRQKTDTEVNVPLLKIPKMILEKYKGKLPNKKLLPILSNQKMNSYLKEIGNLCEINKNLTFHLARHTFATTTTLAKGVPIETVSKMLGHTNIETTQIYARITNNKISNDMRGLSEKFSGVEKIYKERNLSPKRKTGNE; encoded by the coding sequence ATGACCGATTTGGCGTTCCGTTGTCCACATTTGGCTTCGCTGCAATTATTTCATTTTCAACACTGTAAATTAACTTTGCAAACAAAAAATGAGATGATTAAAAGTACATTCAAAATCCTTTTCTACGTGAAAAGAAATGCCGTTAGAAAGGACGGCTCAATGCCAATTATTGCAAGAATTACCATTGATGGCAAAATTGCTCAATTCAGCACAAAAATCGAAATCCTCCCAGACTTATGGAGCGTAGATCTCGGTCGAGCATTGGGACAAAGCCGAGAGAGTAAACAGGTCAATGCCTTGTTGGACGACATCAAAGCCTCTATTCACCGCATTTATCACGAGATGCAACGTAGAGATAGTGTTGTTACTGCTGAAAAGGTGAAGAACGAATTTTTGGGTATCACCGAACACCACGACACTCTTTTAGACCTCTTCCGCAAGCACAACGATGATGTGCAGAAGCTAATCGGAATCAGCAAATCGGCTGCCACTTATCAGAAATACGAGGTTACTCGTAAGCATTTACAGACCTTTATAGAGTCCAAATATCGACTTACGGACATATCCCTGAAAGAGATTAACCATATGTTTATCACAGACTTTGAGATCTATCTGCTTACCACAGGGCGTTGCAGTCAGAACACGACAGCTAAGTTTATGCAGTTTTTCAAACGCATAATCATCGTAGCCAAAAACAACGGATTAATCGTTGGAGACCCTTTTGCTAATTACAAAATTCGCTTGAAGAAAGTCGATAGAGGCTACCTGAGCGAAGAGGAGCTTGGCAAGATAATGAAAAAGAAATTTTCATCGGAACGCCTTGAAAATGTGCGTGATATATTTATTTTTTCTTGTTTCACCGGTTTGGCTTACATTGATGTAAAGAACCTCACTCAAGAGAATGTTCGCACCTCGTTTGATGGTAATTTATGGATTATGACTAAGCGTCAAAAAACTGACACAGAGGTGAATGTGCCTCTTTTGAAAATCCCTAAAATGATTTTGGAAAAGTACAAAGGCAAGCTACCTAATAAGAAGTTACTTCCTATTCTGAGCAATCAGAAAATGAACAGTTACCTAAAAGAGATTGGCAATTTGTGTGAAATCAACAAAAACCTTACGTTTCACCTCGCCAGACATACCTTCGCCACAACTACTACTCTCGCAAAAGGCGTACCTATTGAAACGGTATCAAAGATGCTGGGACACACCAATATTGAGACGACGCAGATTTATGCTCGCATAACTAACAATAAGATTAGCAATGATATGCGTGGTTTGTCGGAAAAATTCTCAGGTGTCGAAAAAATCTACAAGGAGAGAAATCTCAGCCCCAAACGTAAGACAGGTAACGAATAG
- a CDS encoding Putative DNA-binding protein in cluster with Type I restriction-modification system produces the protein MKTGKMTMDYNPETKAVSVHIELENGTVWLTKSQIAELFGVYISAVTMNLKSIHMEDEAFLDANRSEISYHTASGEYYHRILYNLDIIILLAFKMKGGNCHLFRQWLREQVKRPIVESRQQPMIIQIVGNSLMN, from the coding sequence ATGAAAACAGGTAAAATGACAATGGATTACAATCCAGAAACAAAAGCCGTTTCGGTGCATATCGAACTTGAGAACGGCACTGTATGGCTGACTAAATCCCAAATAGCGGAGCTCTTTGGCGTTTACATCTCTGCCGTTACTATGAATCTGAAAAGCATTCATATGGAAGATGAAGCCTTTCTTGATGCCAATCGTTCAGAGATAAGCTACCATACTGCAAGTGGCGAGTATTATCACCGCATACTGTACAATTTGGATATTATTATCCTGCTTGCATTCAAGATGAAGGGTGGCAACTGCCACCTATTCCGCCAATGGCTCCGAGAACAGGTAAAACGTCCAATAGTCGAGAGTCGTCAGCAGCCGATGATTATTCAGATTGTTGGCAATTCTTTGATGAATTAA